Below is a genomic region from Pseudomonas frederiksbergensis.
GTATCGGCGCCGCTTCGGGACCGACGCTGGCCTGCAATTCACCGGTAAATGACCAGGCACGAATCTCGATGCGCACCTCGGCCGACCAACCGGGCATAGCGGCCAGCGACGCCAGCTCCAACCGGCGCGTATCACTGCCTTCCAGCGACTCCAGATAGAGCCCTTCGTAGGCGCGGCTCGATCGCACTCGAGCCTGTGCTGTTCGCGCCCGTTCGCGCAGGCTCAGGGGAACCCGGCGTTTTTCCGTTAGATGTCGCAGCGCCTCGGGACTGGCATCGCGCAATAACTCCTCGGCGACCACCACAGGCAATTGTGGATAGGCGTTGCGCAGTAACCGCACCCGGAAATCGTCGCTCACATCCTGTTGTTTGTAGAGCGTTTCGAATGTGCGCTGGCGATTCTGTTCGGCCTGTCCGGCCAAGCGTTTTCGCAATTCGTCTATGCGTACTTGCCTGTCGCTCGAAATGCTCTGGCCCAGCAATTCATGGACTTCCGGTTCGCTGAAATTTTCGATCACCCGTTGCGGCAACTGGCCGGCCCGCAGCTCCGCGCGCGTCAGTTTGATCTGCCGTTCAGGCTTTACCATGACGTTACCGAAATCGTAGGAAGTGCCTTCCAGCCCTGGTCCGTCGAACAGCGTGATTGCTCGAGATTCAGGCCAGCGCGGTAGCTCGATCATGAAGGCGGGTATCGAATTTTCCAGCGCTGCGGGAATCCGCCCAGCCAGTATTTGCTTTCCTAGCTCACCGGCGTCGGCGTAAACCTTGAAGCGTTCAAGGGAATCGACCAGCATCGCCGGCGGTGCTTCGTGCTCGACATGCATCCTGCGCAACGCGTCTTCCTTGACGCCACTGACGGTCAGTACCTGCTTGAGGGATTCATCGGACATTGCATCCGTTACACCGCCCGCTCGCCTTAACAAGCGGTTTTTGTCCCACTCCAGAGGACGATCGAGTTCAGTCTTCCAGCTCCCTGCGCCGTTATGCTCCAGCAAGGGCTGATACGCGCCTGGACGGTCAGGGTGCTTGAGGCGATGCAGTCCGGTCTCTGGATCCTGCGCCACCACGTAATGCTTGTCATCGAGTCGCAGCACCTCCTTGCCCTCATGCGGGTAAAGACCCAGCTCGTTGGGTGCCGAGGCTGGCGGCAAGGTCACCGGGTGCTCGTAAGGCGACAGGTCAGGGTTCCACAGGCGCTCCTTGCCATTGACCTGCACGACCTTGAGGTTCTCGACGAAGGGTGAAATCGCGACGGGTGCCACCGGCGTTTTCGGTATCACATGCGCCGCGCCCATCAGCGCCAATTGCGCAAAGTTGATCAATACGCCGTTGATACAAGCCGAGGCTTGCTCTTTATCCCCTTTGCTCCAGTCCTCGACGCCTTCCGCCACCTCCGCCAGCATCTGCGCAACCATGATGCCCAGTACAGCCTCGTTCAATCCGGGCACCAGCATCGCGCCGAAGCTGAACACGTTCCAGCCGATGTCCAGATAGCTGGTCAAGCGCTTCCAGCGACTGGTTGCATCTTCATCACCGGTGGGTACGGCAATGAAGCGCGCATCGCCAATGACCTTGTCCCGCCGTTCCTGAAACAGCGCGATCCACACGTTATTGGCGATCAGATGGGTGATGGGTTCTGCGTCGGGATTTTCGACCGCGGTTTCGCGCCACCAGGGGCCCATGTCGAGGGGCTCTCGCTGGTGCCAGGTCATGGTTTTGAGACGTTCGTTGACCCGGGCGAAAAAATGCCCCTTGTCCTTCTGCGCCACGAACCGGCTGAAAAATGCCTGGTAATCCGGATCACGCAGTTGGCTGATCAATGCCTTCATGAACTCGGCCAGTGAGGCATATTCTTTCAGCGGATGGTCAGGGTCATCCGGAACATAGGCGATCAAAGGGCCGGTGAGCCGGCTCTGTTGATAAATGTCTTCGTTGCGCAGCATTTCGTCGCCGACACCGGTAGGGCCATTGGCGAAAAAAGCCTCGATCAGTTTGAATTTCTCATATTCGTTGCCGGATAAAAACGGAATACGCCGAGACCAGTCCAGCCAGAATTTCACGCTATCGGGGGTCAGGGCATCGACGGCTTTCTTCAACGCCGACGCCTCGCCCACGGCGCTGAACAGCACGACCGACGTCAGACGGAAGCCCATCAGCGACAACCGATGGCTGCGCAGAGGCAAGCCATGGAAGCTGATCTCCTGTTTTTCTTCGATCACTTCCCGCAACCGATCGTAGGCATAAGCACTGACGTCACCCTTCAGACGGGCGATAAAGGCCGAAGACCTGAAGGCTGCTTTTTCACTGGCAACCGAGCTCTTCTGTAGCCTGAGTTTCGCATCGGGGTCCGTTGGCAAAAGCTTGGCTTTGATATGGGTTTGATATTGCCCACCGATGTCCAGCCTGCGGCACAGGCTGGCGAATCTTGCCGGCGTGATGATCTTGATGTGTCGTGGTTGCCCCCGGGAATCGTTGCGAAATACGCCCGACTCACTGCGGAATGCACCCTCTTGAGTTTCCGCTTCTTCAAAATTGTGCAGCGCCGCGGCGAGTAATGAACTACGCCGTATACGGGTGGCCCCATTATCGATGCCTAAAATACTGTCCGGAACATACAGATGCAGCGACAGTGCCTCGGGATCTTCGTCAGCATTGAAATTCGATTGCAACAGGGTAGTGAGCAAGCGTTTGCCAAAGGCATCGATATCGCTTTGAAGATCCTCCAGAAGTTCATCCAGCTCGCCTTGCAGGCGCCAGCGTTCGTTGATCAGATCTTTCAGATACCGCCGATCGATTTCCCGCGTGTTCACGTACCAGTCCGGCATCGTTGCCTTCAGCGGCAACATGGATTCCAGCAGGGACGGTGATGCCTTTTTTATTGCAGCGGGAATGACCTCAGTCATTCGTTGCGTGTGAACACTCTCGTTAACCCTGATGGCAGAGTGCGTGCTCGTCGAATTGCTTCCTTGCAAGTCAGACATGGTTCAAATCTCAAAATGAATAGTGAAGCCAATAGACTATTCATACGTCAGTAAAACAAAAGCCTGAATAACTGTTGATTAAAGAGAGCGAAATATACTCATCGTTCGAAAAACAAACGCATAGATATAGATCTATACCACCCCTGAAGCGGCTCATTGTGCGGCCGCCCAGCGGGAGGTTTACTCCCGACCCAAAGGGGCTACTATTTCGATACACCTCGTCCCAGGAACCTGCCCATGCGATTACCCGACTTCATCAGGCAACACGTGGATTGCATCGTCGACGAATGGGAACAATTCGCCCAATCCATTGCCCCTGACCCTGATTCCATGGACCGGGCAACCCTGCGCGACCACGCCAAGTCAATCCTGCTGGCCGCTTCCCGTGACATGACCACCACCCAGACCGACCGCGAACAAGCGGCCAAGGCCAGAGGCGAAGGCCCGGAGAAAACGCCCAGCCTGGACAAGGCCGCAGCCAGTCATGGCGAGCTTCGGCATAACGTGGGGTTTGATCTGGTGCAGATGACCGCTGAGTTCCGGCATTTGCGGGCCAGTGTGATTCGCCTGTGGGTCAACAGCCTGGAGTCGCCGGACGTGGCGTACCTGGAGGACATGATCCGTTTCAACGAAGCCATCGACGAAGCCCTGGCCGAATCCACTGCGGCCTACGCTGAGCAGGTCAATCGTTCACGGGACATCTTCCTGGCCATTCTGGGTCATGACCTGCGCGCGCCCTTGCAGGCAGTGAACATGTCCACCGAGATGCTGCAACGCAAGGCCAAACTGGACGCCGACGCCCAGACCTATGTGGCAAACATCAAGAC
It encodes:
- a CDS encoding dermonecrotic toxin domain-containing protein, which codes for MLPLKATMPDWYVNTREIDRRYLKDLINERWRLQGELDELLEDLQSDIDAFGKRLLTTLLQSNFNADEDPEALSLHLYVPDSILGIDNGATRIRRSSLLAAALHNFEEAETQEGAFRSESGVFRNDSRGQPRHIKIITPARFASLCRRLDIGGQYQTHIKAKLLPTDPDAKLRLQKSSVASEKAAFRSSAFIARLKGDVSAYAYDRLREVIEEKQEISFHGLPLRSHRLSLMGFRLTSVVLFSAVGEASALKKAVDALTPDSVKFWLDWSRRIPFLSGNEYEKFKLIEAFFANGPTGVGDEMLRNEDIYQQSRLTGPLIAYVPDDPDHPLKEYASLAEFMKALISQLRDPDYQAFFSRFVAQKDKGHFFARVNERLKTMTWHQREPLDMGPWWRETAVENPDAEPITHLIANNVWIALFQERRDKVIGDARFIAVPTGDEDATSRWKRLTSYLDIGWNVFSFGAMLVPGLNEAVLGIMVAQMLAEVAEGVEDWSKGDKEQASACINGVLINFAQLALMGAAHVIPKTPVAPVAISPFVENLKVVQVNGKERLWNPDLSPYEHPVTLPPASAPNELGLYPHEGKEVLRLDDKHYVVAQDPETGLHRLKHPDRPGAYQPLLEHNGAGSWKTELDRPLEWDKNRLLRRAGGVTDAMSDESLKQVLTVSGVKEDALRRMHVEHEAPPAMLVDSLERFKVYADAGELGKQILAGRIPAALENSIPAFMIELPRWPESRAITLFDGPGLEGTSYDFGNVMVKPERQIKLTRAELRAGQLPQRVIENFSEPEVHELLGQSISSDRQVRIDELRKRLAGQAEQNRQRTFETLYKQQDVSDDFRVRLLRNAYPQLPVVVAEELLRDASPEALRHLTEKRRVPLSLRERARTAQARVRSSRAYEGLYLESLEGSDTRRLELASLAAMPGWSAEVRIEIRAWSFTGELQASVGPEAAPIRKVLFFDEKGLYHARDEHALHLHNGDNFYASVLHALPDSERKALGFEIHEGDKLKQALQRSPLSHERFDSVLEQHPVRKPAYDPKVMRLRGGMPGYARQMSVGTIRQRLGWLYPGFSEAEVGELMSGFGAAAPERLKALEDEFDQLALSLNRWVNAPATLPSTGVVAALETRSRQQLSATLKQCWQRTGPAGIEVPGIVRPQALILDGQSMNRHIASMPKLTANFDHVTRLSIRQADMLASQAHFLEPFRQLRSLDVTGNLLNRLPPAIGEMHYFEDLGLSDNRIELTHQAVARLKGMIRLQVLGFRGNPLRLVPDISRMPDLHMLNLENTGIDSWPTGLFAQARPRNIYLDLRNNHISRIPNVAPGSFRAELLARTLLSRGPEWISPETLDTLRLYTESVGLDPERPYPPRGTLDSTQWAEGMTDHWQARQAIWDAVEDEYNSEYFFNELRRLTRSADFMAGGLYRQELTVKVWRMLEAMEENSELRTTIFAEAVARTQCVDGATQLFNVLGMKVLVHEIYGLGNSALIEAELLELAKGKSRLDEIERIAEHHIAERIRQGEQIQRVDADGNVRGTIDVVEVHLAFTTELAKPDSLNGLDLPWQSRSMQFRNIAGVSAQEIESARLRVLDLEQGDLLRDSIADQPFWKSYVEGANRARIRPLDRKMNALYEFRVALDERAEGAALPPEEKDRLKTQIRTLAFELGKPESDFAPGKVMTDDEFSEQYNVLRVEKENLLKVLTQQAMDRAKMQRVEIPFTVESNG
- a CDS encoding sensor histidine kinase, with product MRLPDFIRQHVDCIVDEWEQFAQSIAPDPDSMDRATLRDHAKSILLAASRDMTTTQTDREQAAKARGEGPEKTPSLDKAAASHGELRHNVGFDLVQMTAEFRHLRASVIRLWVNSLESPDVAYLEDMIRFNEAIDEALAESTAAYAEQVNRSRDIFLAILGHDLRAPLQAVNMSTEMLQRKAKLDADAQTYVANIKTSTRHMAAMVSDLLELVRSRLGSSLPIEPAPMDLAAAAKAALDEAGAGQPDCHSHLIVEGDTHGIWDRTRLGQLLQNLVGNALQHGANRHPVTLSILGEKDQVTLTMHNHGAPIPADALPTIFDPLVRSASEELAGPSTSLGLGLFIVKQVVDAHQGTIEVSSSEAEGTTFSVVLPRVSRVVS